The window GCCTGGTGGCGACCAGATCCTCGACGACGACGGCCCGCGCGGTGGCGCAGCGCAGCCAGTCCGCGGTCAGCCGCAGCCGGCCGCCGGCGTGGGCGACGACACGCATCAGTGCTGGTGGTCGTGGACGGTCGGGGCGCCCGGCGGGGTGGCCTGCTCGCCGACCTTCTCCCTGGCCTCGGCGACGATGTCGGCGGCGACGAGACGGGTGTTCTCGGCGCCGTGCTCGGCGGCTCGGACGGCCCGCAGCCCGGCGGCGGTGACGCCGACGGCGGCCTGGTGGGCGACGCGGCCGAGCCGTCCGCTACGGGCGGCGTTGACCACGGTGACACCGGCGACGCCGCTGATCACCGCGCCGACGGCCTTGCCGAGTACTGCCTGGATCATGGGAGTCCTTCCGGTCTGGCGACACACGCCGCCCCACGATCATTGCTGATAACTGTTATCAACACCAACAAGCGCGGGGGTACGACGGCCCCGACCGGAAGACGGCGGCGGCGCCCTCAGGAGCTGGGCGCGGAGGTCATCCCGGTCATGCCGGTCATGCCGGTCATGCCGGTCATGCCGGTCATGCCGGTCATGCCGGTCATGCCGGTCATGCCGGTCATCGCGTCTCCGTCCGCGGTCGTGGCGCCGCTGTCCGACGCGGTCGGGGAGCCGGCCGCCCCCGACGATCCCGACGCCACCGGCGCGGCGCCCACCGCCAGCGGCTGCTCGCCGTAGGTCTGCCGGAGCAGGGACGTCATCGACGCGATCTCGGCGACCTGCCCCTGGGCCATCTTCAGTGCCATGTTCTTGACCACCGGGTTCGTGGCGTAGGTGGCGGCGTAGTCCATCATCGGCACGCCGCCCTCGTGGTGGCGGATCATCAGCTGCAGGAAATAGGCGTCCGAGGCGTCCCCGCGCAGCGTCTTGAGCCGGTCGACCTCGGCCCGCGTCGCCATTCCCGGCATCAACGCGCCGGCGGCGACGGACGCCCGGTCCATGGTCGTGGCGACCGCCATCGGATCGGCGCCGGTCATCCCGGGCATGCCCGCCATGCCGCCCATGTCGTGTCCACCGGCGGCCGACATCCACGCCATCAGCGGTCGGGGGTTGTTCAGCGAGTACCCCCAGAGCTGCAGGAACCCGCCCATCTGGCCGATCTGCGAGGTCTGCTGGTACTCGATGTCGTAGCCGATACCGGCGACCTCGGCGCGGCCGCCGTTGAGCTGCACCAGGTGCGCGAGCTCCACGCCCTGCTCGTGGTGGACCGACATGTCGTACAGGAAACCGACGTCGACCGAGTCCGCCGCCGGCCGGGTCAGCGACTCCGACGACGGCGCGGCGGCGTTGCCCAGGGCCAGACCCACGGTGCCGCCGATGAGCAGCATCACCACGGCACCCAGGGCGAGGACGAGCCCGGTGCCGCCGCGGCCCCAGCGCTGGAACACCGAGGACGGTGCGGGTGCGGTCACCGGTACCGGGTCGAGATCCCGCGCGGGGGTGGGTGCGCCGGAGGTCATCCGGTGGTCGCCGCCACGGAGGGCTCGGTCGTCTCGGCGGTGTCGGAGGACTCCGTGCCGGTCGCCGCCGGGGCGGTGTCGCCGGTCGGGACGGCCTCGGCCGAGGTGGTGGCCGGGTCCGCGGTGCCGGACTCCGTCATGCCGGTCTCGGGAGCGGTCTCACCCTGCGCCTCGGCGCTGTCCTGGGTGACAACCGCTCCGCTGGCGCCGCCGGTGCCGTCCATCTGCACGGCGTCGGCCCCGGGCGGGGTCGCGTCGAAGGCGGGGGGGTTCGCGATGTCGAAGGTCGGCTGCGCGCAGGTGCCGTTGACCTCGGGCGTCAGGAACTGGTTGCGCTGCAACGCGGTGATGAACTGCTGGATGCGCCCGTCGTCGGCCGAGTCGACCTTGAGCTGGTGGGCCCAGGCCTGCAGCGAGATGCGGGAGTCCAGGCCGGGGTAGGGGCTCAGGGTGATGTACTGCTTGCCCTCGACCAGACCGCGGAGGGTGTCCAGCTGGTCGCCGATGGTGTCGGGGTTGTAGGTGATCCAGATGGCGCCGTGCTCCAGCGTGTGGACCATGTTCTCGTTACGGACGGGGACCTCGTAGACCACGCCGTTGCACGCCGCCCACTCGGCGTCGTGCGGGCCGCCGACCGGCGGGAACCGGTCGTAGGCCACCCGCGTCGGGGGCGTGACGTGCAGGCCGACCTTGTAGGTGTCGGCGGCCCCGGTGAAGACGCCCTCGATGCCGGCCGCCGGGTCCTGGTTCTCCGCCGTGGGCACGAACGGGGCGAGCACCTCGGCGGCCTGGTTCTTGTCCTCGCGGGCGTTGAAGACCACGAAGAAGATGGTCGCGGCGAGCGCGACGATCACGGTGACCGCGGTGATGGTCAGCCAGGGCAGACCCTCCCGCTGGTTGATCACCGGCAGCTCGCGGCGTGCCTTCTTCGCGTTCTTACCACTGGCCATCATGGAAGACAGGACCTCGTTCTGCTGGTGATCACGGAATCGGGGGGACGACGGAGGAGCGGCAACGGCCCCCACGTCGGCAACGGCCACCCATCCTACGAGGTGGCGGGTCGCGGGATGGTCACCGTCACCGGTGGGTTCCATGTGAGCCGCGGCGGGCCCGGGACCCCCACCCGGACGCCGGACGCGCCCGGACGCACCGCTGCGGAGTGTGACGATGGCAACGCCGCACGCTCGACCCGGGTCGGCCGATGGGGAAGAAATCACCCCGATGGTGTGTTGTAGGGAGTAGCCGACCCTGGATGCGCTGGTGGAGACACCGACAGACGGCGTTGTGAACCAACGCGGCAGTCGAGCATGGGCGATGCGGGAGGTTCGATTCCTCCCGTCGGCACCACCGGTCCGCGCGGACGGCCCCACGGCCGGTCGGCCGGACCACCTGGAGTGTTCCGGCGGTCAGAATTGCCGGTCGGACCTTCCTAAGATGGGGGGGTGAACCCCGCACAACTCTCGGCCGCCATCCAGGCTGCGCTCGTGGCGGCGCTGGCCGACCTGAGCGACCTCCCGGCGGACAGCGCCGGCCCGGCTCGGATCCCCGACGTCGTGGTGGAACGCCCCCGCAACCGTGAGCACGGCGACTACGCCACCTCGGTCGCGCTGAAGCTGGCCGGCCAACTCGGCCGCAAGCCACGCGACATCGCCCAGGCCATCGCCGACAAGCTGGCCGGTGCCGACGGCATCGCCGCGGTCGAGATCGCCGGCCCCGGATTCCTCAACATCCGGCTCGACACCAGTGCCGCGGGCGCGATCGTCGGCCAGATCGTCGCCGCCGGGGACGGTTACGGCCGGGGGACCGCACTCGCCGGCTCCCGGATCAACCTGGAGTTCGTCTCGGCGAACCCCACGGGTCCGGTGCACATCGGCGGCGCCCGCTGGGCCGCGGTCGGCGACGCCCTCGGCCGGGTGCTGTCGGCCCAGGGCGCGGACGTGGTGCGTGAGTACTACTTCAACGACGCGGGTGCCCAGATCGACCGCTTCGCCGGATCCCTGCTGGCCGCCGCCCGCGGCCGTGCGACCCCCGAGAACGGTTACGGCGGCGCGTACATCACCGAGATCGCGGACAAGGTCACCGCCGCCCACCCGGAGGTCGCGACGCTCGACGACGACGCCGCGACGGCCGTGTTCGCCCGCGCCGGGGTCGACCTGATGTTCGCCGACATCAAGGCCACCCTGCACGCCTTCCGCACCGACTTCGACGTCTACTTCCACGAGGACTCGCTGCACAGCTCGGGCGCGGTCACCGCCGCGGTCGGC is drawn from Nakamurella deserti and contains these coding sequences:
- a CDS encoding DUF1490 family protein — encoded protein: MIQAVLGKAVGAVISGVAGVTVVNAARSGRLGRVAHQAAVGVTAAGLRAVRAAEHGAENTRLVAADIVAEAREKVGEQATPPGAPTVHDHQH
- a CDS encoding DUF305 domain-containing protein; the encoded protein is MTSGAPTPARDLDPVPVTAPAPSSVFQRWGRGGTGLVLALGAVVMLLIGGTVGLALGNAAAPSSESLTRPAADSVDVGFLYDMSVHHEQGVELAHLVQLNGGRAEVAGIGYDIEYQQTSQIGQMGGFLQLWGYSLNNPRPLMAWMSAAGGHDMGGMAGMPGMTGADPMAVATTMDRASVAAGALMPGMATRAEVDRLKTLRGDASDAYFLQLMIRHHEGGVPMMDYAATYATNPVVKNMALKMAQGQVAEIASMTSLLRQTYGEQPLAVGAAPVASGSSGAAGSPTASDSGATTADGDAMTGMTGMTGMTGMTGMTGMTGMTGMTGMTSAPSS
- a CDS encoding DUF3105 domain-containing protein, translated to MMASGKNAKKARRELPVINQREGLPWLTITAVTVIVALAATIFFVVFNAREDKNQAAEVLAPFVPTAENQDPAAGIEGVFTGAADTYKVGLHVTPPTRVAYDRFPPVGGPHDAEWAACNGVVYEVPVRNENMVHTLEHGAIWITYNPDTIGDQLDTLRGLVEGKQYITLSPYPGLDSRISLQAWAHQLKVDSADDGRIQQFITALQRNQFLTPEVNGTCAQPTFDIANPPAFDATPPGADAVQMDGTGGASGAVVTQDSAEAQGETAPETGMTESGTADPATTSAEAVPTGDTAPAATGTESSDTAETTEPSVAATTG